CAAGCTTGGACAATTGGTCTCAATCCCGCTCTTTGCAGCTGGGCAGACGGGCTGACCTCGggtgtgaaggtaggcaacaacaccttcaccacgctgatcctcaagacTGTGGAacaacaagggtgtgtgctcaacctcctcctgtactccctgttcacccatgactgagtggcaactcaatcatcaagtttgctgacagcagtggtaggcctgatttccaacaatgacaagacggcatacagggaggatgtgaggacCCTGACGGAATGGTGccgggaaaataacctctccctcaatgtcaacaaaacaatggagatgattgttgattacagtagacagcagagagagctagTCCCCATCCACTTCTACAGGGTCGCACTGGAGAGGACAAAAAGCTTCAAGTTTCTCGGCGTGCACATCACAATCAACCTGAAATGATCCATTCGTTGAGAAAATGTgatgaaggcgcaacagcacctactcaacctcaggaggctgaagaaatttggcatgaaCTTCTACAGGTGCACCATTGAGAGGATCCTGTAGGGCTGTGTCAACGCCTAGTACGGCAATTGCAACCAAAGGGCTCCCCAAatggtggtgcggtcagcccaacgcatcaccgggagcacactgcctgccctccaggacacctacagcgctCGGTGTCACAgataggccaagaagatcatcaaggacctcagccactcgagccatggcctgttcaccccgctaccatccagaaggaggTGATAGTACAGGAGCATCAAAGCTGTGACCTAGAGACTGAGAAACTGGAGATAGAAGTTTCTTACTCCAGTCCATCGGACGTTAAAATCGTCTCCTCTAGCCGGCCTCCTCCCAGTACCCAGCCCAAACTTAGTCACTATTAAAAGCAGGGTACTGGGTTGACACCACCTGGTACTCTAACCTGTACCATAGAGACTGCTGccatatgtacatagtcattcaGCACGGttaactttaataatgtttacaataGAGTACCTGTACTGGGGTTCTGTGGTCACCGAACTGCCTTCAAGTGCAGCGGTCTCCCTTCACAGGAGTGGCAACTGGGAACATATAAATGCACAAAATGACTAGGACCAGCCTTTCTGGTCAATGGCGGTGAAGCCTGATAAGTGCAACACCCAAAGGGCTGCAACGTTGACGGGCAAGGCACCTGTCCAGCAGCCCTGAGAATGGACagttgagaggaagaggacacacaCTCAGCCACCAGAACAACACATCGTAGAGATTggaccatagagaatgatagtcaCAGTATATCATCTTTATATGTGTCCCATTATGGCGTACGTGAGCGCAAGGGCAGctccattcaaatcaaataacaAATGTAATTACATTAGAGACAATAGAGGCAATATTCATTTTATTAAAGTAGTCCATTGTCTTCTATAATTTCTATGAGTTGGCAAACAAACTTAAAGGCTGCACACCATCACAGAGTGTTTTGTTTGAAAAGGTACTGTATGAAGCCAAAGGTGGCAATTTAATGCTACCTACAGTTATGCAGTGTTTGCTCAAGTGTATAattaattggctgatccctccagaTAACCTGGATTGAATAATGGGGAGCGTTAGGCAGGATGCAACCTTTTGGAAGGTTCAGATAAAAATATGCTATATTGAACAAATATGTCTCCCCGACATGGAGATTATTAAGGAAATACGTTGTCTCTATTCATGAAATGTATATCTGCAATGCTCAAAGGTTTTGCGACTGAAAGTGGCCCGTGTGATTCTTCCTTAACgaacggtctgcacaacgcatcacagggggcaaactacctgccctccaggacacctacaccacccgatgttacaggaaggccataaagatcatcaaggacatcaaccacccgagccactgcctgttcaccccgctatcatccagaaggcgaggtcagtacaggtgcatcaaagctgggaccgagagactgaaaaacagcttctatctcaaggccatcagactgttaaacagccaccactaacattgagtggctgctgccaacacaatgacactgactcaactccagccactttaataatgggaattgatgggaaatgatgtaaatatatcactagccactttaaacaatgctaccttatataatgttacttaccctacattattcatctcatatgcatacgtatatactgtactctatatcatcgactgtatccttatgtaatacatgtattactagccactttaactatgccactttgtttacatactcatctcatatatatatactgtactcgataccatctactgtatcttgcctatgctgctctgtaccatcactcattcatatatccttatgtacatattctttatccccttacactgtgtataagacagtagttttggagttgttagttagattacttgttggttattactgcattgtcggaactagaagcacaagcatttcgctacactcgcattaacatctgctaaccatgtttatgtgacaaataaaatttgatttgatttgatttgagaagctcCACCTAGATGGCTACTTTGTTGGAAGCCCTCAGTGGCAATGTTCATGCCAACATGGATTtcatccatctagagtcctctatctaactccaTGAGACTGACTCAATAGCCAGGTTTTGACCACCAAACGCAGGCCCCTAATTGCAATGAGGTGCACCTGGAGACAAATAGATACACCTGGGTAAATTAAGACATGTCACATAACATAAATACCAGGTGTATTGGATCTTGTTATCATCAGTTGCATTTTCTCTGTTAGTACCACTCCTGTACCTGGCATCATGTGCATTTTGAGACTGACGGTGGTCACATGTGAGTATACAAAATCTGTATCTGATGCAGATTAGAATTTAAATAtatatgacaatgtttgtatttgtGAGTGAAAAGAAGTACATGTAATATGATTTGAGGGACATTCAGTTCCTTTTGGGCAAAAAGGTATTCAAAGCATGGAATATGAGACCAAATGCTGAACTTGCGTATAGAGACCAATGCTGAGTTGTAGCTTCATGGTCCAAGTGCATATGATGTTGAATGTTGCTGAACTAGCTGTGTGATGTTGTTTCAGTGCTGGCTACAGCTTGCTGCACACTAACAGAtggaggtactgtatgtaataatgaTGATACTACTTAACCAAGCTAATGTGAGTGGTGTGTAATTCCTGTTTATTTGTCCTGGCAGCAATCAGCATCACGTGTGAAGGCTCTGATGCTTTACTGCAATGTGGTAAGCTAGTCCACACTGCTGAACAGTATACTCACCGACCACCTATGATCGTTTATACTGTAGATTAGCGTCACTAGCCCACACCATAGAGACCCATACTTGGCTCTCCTTCGTGCCTCActgttctccatctccctcagaTGGAGGTAAGATCCATATCAAGCGTGCGAACTACGGTCGTCGTCAACACGATGTTTGTTCTATTGGGCGCCCTGATAACCAACTCACCGACACCAACTGCCTCAGCCAATCCTCCACCAGCAAGATGGCAGAAAGGTACTAGAACCTGTAACTCCTTGGCTGTAGTGTAAACAACCACCAGCAAGATGGCAGAAATGTGCTGGAACctgttgtgtttacctgtatgAACTCATGACCTCAACATGTCTTTGAAACACACAGATGCGGTGGGAAGAGCGAGTGTATTGTCCCTGCATCCAATTTCGTTTTTGGAGACCCCTGTGTCGGGACTTATAAGTACCTGGACACCAAATACTCCTGTGTCCAACAGCAAGAAACAAGTCAGTCTCTGAATGTGTGCTAATAATATTTAGTATTTAATATTTAGTGTTGGTATGACTGTGTCATGTTGGGACATTGTTTAATTCTCCTACCCACTTTTAATCTTGTAAAAAAGTAAGCTCAGCTGATTGCTAGAAAAGGAATATAATGGGTTGGTTCCCCTATGGTACCAGCTTGTTAACTTTTGTTTCTCCAAGTGTAAACCACCCTCAACTGCTAACTAACCCTAGCAAGCTGTGGATATGCAACTTGTTTAGTTTgagtagcctatagggaggtcagagacctggcagtgtggtgccaagatgCCGAAGGAACTggtagtggactacaggaaatggagggctgagCCCTTCCCTGCCAGGAGGCTAAAAGGATTGGTGTCAGCCCTCCGATTCTGAATTCTACACCATTGAGAGctttttgactggctgcatcaccactaggtatggcatctgaccacaaggtgctacagagggtatcgcgtacggcccagtacatcagagGCCGCGCTCCCTGCATCAGGATTTCGACACCACCTGTGTCGGCAGGCtctacattgtcaaagactcgcaCCCCCCAAGTTATACTGGTCTCTGCTACTCCATAACAAATGGTACggctgcaccaagtctggaaccaacaggaccctgaaaggCTTCTACTTCCCCCAAGCCTTAACTGCTGaatgactatctgcattgaccctttttgcagtaACTTTTTTGACTTGTCTCATATGCTGCTGCTGTTCCTTGTTAAATTGACGTGAACGGTAACTAGCTAGCGCAACTCCTACAGTTTTGCAGGGTTTATAGCCAATCTGACAGATGGCACAAACTGCACAGATTGGGTGTAGCGGGTCGACTTTATTTTTTCAACAGTTTAGGTCTAGCCAGCCAGTTTGCTTAAAATGTTAGCATTTCGAGAACTGCTCATAAGGAAGTGAAACTAAAAGGTAACGGTGGAAGATGACGCGCCTAACTTTTTGTACTTTGGTTCATGCTAACGAGTTTATAATTTAGAAAATGCACCTGAAATCAAAATTCCCTGTTAGTGCGCATCACTAACACTTCACCAGGCTAATGTATGTCTTAATTTGTCTGGCCAGTGGTgtaactcctgtgttgtctttgcaGTAAGCAGCATCATATGTGAAGGCTCTGATTCTCAACTACTATGTGGTAAGCTGGTCAACACTACCGTACAGTTTAATCATGTGGTGCCGTGTATATTAGTCACTAGCCCACACCAAGGTTTGTCCTTTCTCTTCCTCAGATCGAGGTGAGATCCGTATTCAGCGTGCCAACTATGGTCGTCGTCAACACGATGTGTGTTCCATTGGGCACCCACATCAACAACTCAAAAACACCAACTGCCTCAGCCAATCCACCACCAGCAAAATGGCAGAAAGGTACTGAAACCTTCAGTGTGCATTTAGCTGTAGGAAGTCATTGGCTGTGGTGTTAACCTCTACCTGTTGACACACAGGTGTGATGGAAAGCGCCAGTGTATCGTCAAGGTATCCAACTCTGTGTTCGGTGACCCCTGTGTCGGAACCTATAAGTACTTGGATGTGGCTTACACCTGTGACTGAATGTGAGTTTTGTATAGGTGCACATGACTGGGAACTAGAATTCGtgttgtattttacctttatttagcatggcagttaagaacaaattcttaatttcaatgatggcctaggaacagtgggttgactgcctgttcaggggcagaacgaaatatttgtacattgtcagctcatgatttgtacttgcaacctttcggttactagtccaactctctaaccactaggctaccctgctgacgATTTTGTCTTGCAGGATATCTTCCTGGGGAACCTGAAGATGTTCAAGGCTTCTGGGATATCTTCATCAGGTCGTGCTGTTTTCCTCCAACCCGTGTACATTGTGCTGAAGCATTTCTTAAACAATTTCTGAACTGTGGCTGAATTAAACGAAGCGGCAGGAAGACGATACTAGTTGCCTCTTGTACATTAATAAATGTCACACCAATATTACTGAACATGTGTCCTTTATTCTCTCTTACTGGTCCTAATTCGCATGCATCAACAGCTGGTCACAAAGCAGGCCTGGATAGGTAAACATTTTAATACAATGTGTAGACTCTACAAACCTTGCTCGTTAAGTGGTTGGCTCATGAACCAAATGTTCCCTTTCTGTGTAGATTCAGTTTGACTATTTCATCTGGTAATAAACATACTTACAGGGAAGCTGCCCAACCacatcacattagtcatctaacagccTCTTAGCCAGAGACACAAAGGGTCAacggcacgtcgacagatctcccactgtCAAATGGGGACCTGACCGATACAGCCCTCCAAGAGCTGCCCCTCAAGCATCAGATTCCACCCTGAGAAATACATTGAATTCCATGCACCACCAATGAATGAGAAACATACAGGCCAATATAACAGCAAGGCCAACGATGTATGGAACCATGTCCATCTATGAGCatttgtacaaacacctgcatggcATCAGCCTCAACTGTATCAACAaagcccctcagtgtcattcaaatgtatttgtatttggaATTAATTTGACATCTGTCTATCCTTtgcccagcaactccactcccccttatctccaattccacatcccaaaccTCAGCTTCCCTTAGCCCATCCCACCTGTCTCTGCTGGCCAGACACTACGCAGCatatttcaactatgctgtgattaaCATACAATTTCTATTGAATAGACTACAGATTGAGTTGAGAAACTATAATTATTGACTTGATCTCCAAAAGGATATTTGgtgtcaattttagatcaatgttttGCATTTTCAACCATTCCTGAGAAGCCACTTGAGGGAAATTCTAAAATAAATGGTCAATTGATTCTGTATTCTCAACAAAATCTGcattagctgaaaagcacaagtCTTGAATTAACTCATAAACCCTGTCCCATGGAATCGGTAAATCAAATAtcgcttcccaactattttgcaatctaaatgacacaacatcctggtcctcaaatgaaactggtatactttcctatttatgctatttgtaTTCCTCTGCAAGTTCTGAtaatttatattgggcagacagacaccTTCCCTacctcctgctgccacctgcctccatttttggggtaatgctgtaatcaattggttataATCTTGGACTGAGTAGACCTTTCCAaataattctgataactccatgaaagacaagtcaaccattccaatttacaatatcatttaaaTACAAAATACCCTTTTTCAAACttgtttcccataaatacaggtcttTCATAACCCAGCacatttatattcagccataatatttgttctatcttttcagggggatgaaattaaAATTGGAGCCAGccctgcaatgcttgtttgaaaaagagagacttTGAAAAAGGTATCATTTGCAGTCAATCAAAAATGAGACATCGAAATCCATACACAGGCAAAAGGCTGTAAAGATCCCATAAAGATCCCATGGCCCTGATcgcaagagtaggggtgttaaccacagtgtcctggctaaattcacaATCTGtccttcataccatcatggccacctaatcatccccggtttataattggctcattcatcccccctcttcTAGGGGCTTTAGTCCAGAGAgtccagaaaagttatctagatcttcaatgagacattgcagggatctagctagCAGATTAAATATAAAACTTGaatcatcggcatacatggacaccaccttttttttaagccttggatttatAATCCTCTAATGTTGCTATTTGATATGATTTAATAGCTAGCAAAtcttcttgacaattcaaaacactctgagaagtagccgctatttactattttacacctggggttgctatacagtACTTTTACCCATTTCTA
This region of Oncorhynchus kisutch isolate 150728-3 unplaced genomic scaffold, Okis_V2 scaffold2138, whole genome shotgun sequence genomic DNA includes:
- the LOC116369296 gene encoding L-rhamnose-binding lectin CSL3-like isoform X2 encodes the protein MCILRLTVVTSISITCEGSDALLQCDGGKIHIKRANYGRRQHDVCSIGRPDNQLTDTNCLSQSSTSKMAERCGGKSECIVPASNFVFGDPCVGTYKYLDTKYSCVQQQETISSIICEGSDSQLLCDRGEIRIQRANYGRRQHDVCSIGHPHQQLKNTNCLSQSTTSKMAERCDGKRQCIVKVSNSVFGDPCVGTYKYLDVAYTCD
- the LOC116369296 gene encoding L-rhamnose-binding lectin CSL3-like isoform X1; protein product: MCILRLTVVTLLATACCTLTDGAISITCEGSDALLQCDGGKIHIKRANYGRRQHDVCSIGRPDNQLTDTNCLSQSSTSKMAERCGGKSECIVPASNFVFGDPCVGTYKYLDTKYSCVQQQETISSIICEGSDSQLLCDRGEIRIQRANYGRRQHDVCSIGHPHQQLKNTNCLSQSTTSKMAERCDGKRQCIVKVSNSVFGDPCVGTYKYLDVAYTCD